In Leuconostocaceae bacterium ESL0723, the following proteins share a genomic window:
- a CDS encoding DUF998 domain-containing protein gives MADGTYHITIPDQVSQDLDLKDGETLILTAKGRSFSVQPDQPVNERQTFSIRRFLLPSLLATLAFAIYSFFNHGALIPFTGDNSIATAIIILGEIVGVPGFVFTYVEQNLTEPTAKQRKIGWRLLPTATIALATIQGFATIGFFWALGYLFQNAAFDTITATILFFMFISIINFLMIYAAFQLSTSFIMALLIVTIVVGVLVSMVTNSNARWWQHNFSFLGTSQAQYAWQFNSTLMISGVLWLALLDYLFVPISRQIPRNWRLIILRTFLILDALTLACLGAIPNNQGTFHVLHDVIANFLIAFTGIPMLGIQLLLPKAPKEFLTISYVIAGALAITMTLFYIIPYLSLTAFEIIAFALAVSWVLLLMQTIHQLFQNDIQNYTIKVQA, from the coding sequence GTGGCCGATGGCACCTACCATATTACGATTCCTGACCAAGTCAGTCAGGACCTGGATTTAAAGGATGGCGAGACCTTAATTTTAACCGCCAAGGGGCGGTCTTTTAGTGTGCAGCCCGACCAGCCAGTCAACGAGCGCCAGACCTTTTCAATTCGCCGCTTCCTGCTACCGTCCTTGCTAGCGACCCTGGCCTTTGCGATTTATTCCTTCTTTAACCACGGTGCCCTGATTCCCTTTACCGGCGATAACTCGATTGCAACAGCCATCATTATTCTGGGGGAAATCGTTGGTGTACCGGGCTTTGTTTTCACCTACGTTGAGCAAAACCTGACCGAGCCAACCGCTAAACAGCGCAAAATTGGCTGGCGCCTTCTGCCCACGGCCACGATTGCCCTGGCAACCATCCAGGGCTTTGCCACGATTGGTTTTTTCTGGGCCCTGGGCTACCTCTTTCAAAACGCCGCCTTTGACACCATCACCGCTACCATCCTCTTCTTTATGTTTATTAGTATCATCAACTTTTTGATGATTTACGCGGCCTTCCAACTATCAACTTCCTTTATTATGGCCCTCTTAATCGTCACCATTGTCGTGGGGGTGTTGGTATCGATGGTCACCAACAGTAACGCCCGCTGGTGGCAGCACAACTTTAGTTTCCTAGGCACCAGCCAGGCCCAGTATGCTTGGCAGTTCAACTCGACCCTGATGATTTCTGGGGTCCTCTGGTTGGCCCTGCTGGACTACCTTTTCGTGCCCATTTCACGGCAGATACCTCGTAACTGGCGCCTGATTATCCTGCGGACCTTTTTAATCCTAGACGCCCTGACCCTGGCCTGTCTGGGTGCCATCCCCAACAACCAAGGTACCTTCCACGTCTTACACGATGTAATTGCCAACTTTCTGATTGCCTTTACTGGGATTCCAATGCTGGGTATCCAGCTTTTACTGCCCAAGGCACCTAAAGAGTTTTTGACGATTTCTTATGTGATTGCCGGTGCCCTGGCGATAACCATGACCCTCTTTTACATCATTCCCTACTTATCATTAACGGCCTTTGAAATCATTGCCTTTGCCCTGGCGGTCAGTTGGGTGCTTCTGCTAATGCAGACCATTCACCAACTGTTCCAAAACGACATCCAAAACTACACGATTAAGGTCCAAGCCTAA
- a CDS encoding transcriptional regulator produces MKFDIKSYLNDRSLTIYRVAKASGYGYTTIHRSFNKNQSKSTSLNIRDLDALARAQHMEMWQVLMDLENHYLVGGDDDNE; encoded by the coding sequence ATTAAATTCGATATAAAATCTTATTTAAATGATAGGTCGCTAACGATTTATCGGGTTGCAAAAGCTTCCGGTTATGGCTACACGACCATTCATCGATCTTTTAACAAGAACCAGTCAAAATCAACTAGTTTGAATATCCGGGATTTAGACGCCCTGGCACGGGCCCAACATATGGAGATGTGGCAGGTGCTGATGGATCTCGAGAATCACTACCTGGTTGGTGGCGACGACGATAATGAATAA
- a CDS encoding ATP-dependent Clp protease ATP-binding subunit: MANNDFNNPFGSDMNDIFNNMMGNMNGFNSENRRYLINGREVTPEEFAEYRQTGKLPSDATGAGQANVAGNGRAAAQQPGQVKNDSILAKMGRNLTQEAKDGLLDPVIGRNKEIQETAEILGRRIKNNPILVGDAGVGKTAVVEGLAQAIVNGDVPAAVKDKEIYSIDISSLEAGTQYRGAFEENIQKLLDEVKKAGNVILFFDEIHQILGAGSTGGEDGGKGLADIIKPALSRGEITLIGATTQDEYRNTIMKDAALARRFNEVKVNAPSPEDTLAILKGIAPLYEKHHNVNLPDDVLKAAVDYSIQYIPQRSLPDKAIDLIDMTAAHLSAKNPATSRVSLENRLEELKADQDKAANDQDFEKALKLKNEMADVQKQIDATDQDHNVTATPNDVAQSVERLTGIPVSQMGASDIERLKTIDKRLAGKVIGQDEAVEMVARAIRRNRAGFDEGNRPIGSFLFVGPTGVGKTELAKQLALDMFGSKDNIIRLDMSEYSDLTAVSKLIGATAGYVGYNDNSNTLTEKVRRNPYSIVLLDEIEKANPQVLTLLLQVMDDGRLTDGQGNVVNFKNTVIIATSNAGFGNGKEEDGKTLMERLAPYFRPEFLNRFNGVVEFSPLTKEDLKQIVDLMLNDVNDTLAKKDITLTVSDDVKDHLIEDGYDEALGARPLRRVIEQQIRDQVTDFYLDNPGEKQLQANLVNGKVVISAIVTDDDKDTETADK, translated from the coding sequence ATGGCTAACAATGATTTTAACAATCCATTTGGATCAGATATGAATGATATCTTTAACAACATGATGGGTAACATGAATGGCTTTAATTCTGAAAACCGCCGTTACCTAATCAATGGTCGGGAGGTTACTCCTGAGGAATTCGCCGAGTACCGTCAGACTGGAAAGTTGCCTAGTGATGCAACTGGCGCTGGACAGGCTAACGTTGCCGGTAATGGTCGGGCTGCAGCACAGCAACCTGGTCAGGTAAAAAATGACAGTATCTTGGCTAAGATGGGTCGTAATTTGACTCAAGAAGCTAAGGACGGCTTGTTGGATCCAGTGATTGGACGTAACAAGGAAATTCAAGAGACGGCTGAGATTTTGGGTCGTCGTATTAAGAACAACCCTATCCTGGTTGGTGACGCCGGTGTTGGTAAGACGGCGGTTGTCGAAGGTTTGGCACAGGCCATTGTGAATGGTGATGTACCAGCTGCCGTTAAGGATAAGGAAATTTACTCAATTGACATTAGTTCCCTAGAAGCGGGTACTCAGTACCGTGGAGCCTTCGAAGAAAACATCCAGAAGTTGCTGGATGAAGTTAAGAAGGCCGGCAATGTGATTTTGTTCTTCGATGAAATTCACCAAATCCTCGGTGCTGGTAGCACCGGTGGTGAAGACGGTGGTAAGGGATTGGCTGATATTATCAAGCCTGCCCTGAGCCGTGGTGAAATCACTTTGATTGGTGCTACTACCCAAGATGAGTACCGTAACACGATTATGAAGGACGCTGCCCTGGCTCGTCGTTTCAACGAGGTTAAGGTTAACGCCCCAAGCCCTGAGGATACTTTGGCAATCTTGAAGGGTATCGCACCTTTGTATGAGAAGCACCACAACGTTAACTTGCCAGATGACGTTTTGAAGGCTGCCGTAGATTACTCAATCCAGTACATCCCACAGCGTAGTCTTCCTGATAAGGCCATCGACCTGATTGATATGACGGCCGCCCACCTGTCAGCTAAGAACCCTGCTACTAGCCGGGTTAGCTTGGAAAACCGTCTGGAAGAGTTGAAGGCTGACCAAGACAAGGCTGCTAACGACCAAGACTTCGAGAAGGCTTTGAAGCTTAAGAACGAAATGGCCGACGTGCAGAAGCAAATCGATGCTACTGACCAGGACCACAACGTTACGGCTACGCCTAACGATGTTGCCCAGTCAGTTGAGCGTTTGACTGGTATCCCAGTTTCACAGATGGGTGCCTCCGATATCGAACGGTTGAAGACCATCGACAAGCGTTTGGCTGGTAAGGTTATCGGTCAAGACGAAGCCGTTGAAATGGTTGCCCGTGCTATCCGTCGTAACCGCGCCGGCTTTGATGAAGGAAACCGTCCAATTGGATCATTCCTCTTCGTCGGACCTACCGGTGTCGGTAAGACTGAGTTGGCAAAGCAGTTAGCTTTGGACATGTTTGGTAGCAAGGACAACATCATTCGTTTGGATATGAGTGAGTACTCTGACCTGACTGCCGTTTCAAAGTTGATTGGTGCTACTGCCGGATACGTTGGTTATAACGACAACAGCAACACTTTGACTGAAAAGGTTCGTCGTAACCCTTACTCAATCGTCTTGCTGGATGAGATTGAAAAAGCTAACCCTCAAGTTCTGACTTTGCTCTTGCAGGTCATGGATGATGGTCGCCTGACTGATGGTCAAGGTAACGTGGTTAACTTCAAGAACACGGTTATCATCGCTACTTCTAACGCCGGCTTCGGTAATGGTAAGGAAGAAGACGGCAAGACTTTGATGGAGCGTTTGGCCCCTTACTTCCGTCCTGAATTCCTCAACCGGTTCAACGGTGTGGTTGAATTTAGCCCATTGACTAAGGAAGACTTGAAGCAGATTGTTGACTTGATGTTAAACGATGTTAACGACACCTTGGCTAAGAAGGACATCACCTTGACGGTTTCAGATGACGTTAAGGACCACCTGATTGAAGATGGTTATGATGAAGCCTTGGGTGCTCGTCCACTGCGCCGGGTTATCGAGCAGCAGATTCGTGACCAAGTCACGGACTTCTACCTGGACAACCCTGGTGAGAAGCAGTTGCAGGCTAACTTGGTCAACGGTAAGGTGGTTATCTCAGCCATCGTTACCGATGATGACAAGGACACTGAAACGGCTGACAAGTAA
- a CDS encoding GNAT family N-acetyltransferase yields the protein MELTHEPGRYYAADDQELLAEVTYQTTNNGQTLAIDHTYVNPKLRGGGLAKQLVDTVVNQARGNHQTVLPLCSFAKMLFDRFPDLYADVTAEK from the coding sequence ATGGAACTCACCCATGAACCCGGCCGTTACTACGCGGCCGATGACCAGGAACTACTGGCAGAAGTGACCTATCAAACCACCAATAATGGCCAAACTTTAGCCATCGACCACACCTACGTAAATCCCAAACTACGGGGTGGTGGCCTAGCCAAGCAGTTGGTTGACACTGTCGTTAACCAGGCCCGGGGAAATCACCAAACGGTTCTGCCCCTGTGCAGCTTTGCTAAGATGCTCTTTGACCGCTTCCCCGACTTATATGCTGATGTCACTGCCGAAAAATAG
- a CDS encoding deoxyuridine 5'-triphosphate nucleotidohydrolase, whose product MKTRGFEVVSKYEGQGINLPKRSTTQAAGYDFEAAEDITLPSLLQAPFFKELNIFSLGKIDSLLDSPAAKDLLKPVLIPTGIKAYMGEGEYLQLVARSSAPIKKRITMPNGVGVVDADYYNNAGNEGEIFFQYLNFGTQDVQIKKGERIGQGLFLPFLLADGDELDTKTTRAGGFGSTGDH is encoded by the coding sequence ATGAAAACACGTGGCTTTGAAGTGGTTAGCAAGTACGAAGGACAGGGCATTAACCTGCCTAAGCGCAGCACCACCCAGGCAGCTGGTTACGATTTTGAAGCGGCCGAAGACATCACCCTACCAAGCTTATTGCAGGCCCCCTTTTTTAAGGAACTCAATATCTTCTCCCTGGGCAAGATTGATTCCCTGCTGGACAGCCCAGCTGCCAAGGACCTGCTTAAGCCAGTTTTGATTCCGACTGGGATCAAGGCTTACATGGGTGAGGGCGAGTACCTCCAGTTGGTCGCCCGTTCCAGTGCGCCAATTAAGAAGCGGATTACCATGCCCAACGGCGTCGGGGTCGTCGATGCTGACTACTATAATAATGCGGGCAACGAGGGTGAAATTTTCTTCCAGTATCTAAATTTTGGCACCCAGGACGTTCAAATTAAAAAGGGTGAACGCATCGGTCAGGGGCTCTTCTTGCCCTTCCTTCTTGCCGATGGGGATGAACTCGACACCAAGACCACCCGTGCTGGTGGCTTTGGTTCTACCGGAGATCATTAA
- the radA gene encoding DNA repair protein RadA, with the protein MAKVKTQFICSQCGFVSARYLGRCPNCGQWGTFVEEKIQPEVNTNRKSRVGLDGRTAKVEKINEVNLESTPRVATDLQELNRVLGGGVVAGTLVLIGGDPGIGKSTLLLQVSGQLAKHGRVLYVTGEESAAQVKLRADRLKVGDDDFYLYPETDMAAIKAQVNEIHPDFLVIDSVQTMQEPDLSSAVGSVSQIREVTADLLQLAKTNNITIFIVGHVTKEGAIAGPKILEHMVDTVLYFEGDRHYKYRILRAVKNRFGATNELGIFEMRDQGLREVANPSEIFLEERLAGATGSAIVVAMEGSRPILVELQALVTPTVFGNAQRTATGLDRNRVSLIMAVLEKRANLLLQNQDAYLKAAGGVKLDEPAIDLAIAVAIASSYQDQESRPSDVFIGEIGLTGEIRSVADIEGRLKEAAKLGFKRAIVPKNNLKGASLPAGLKAIGVTTIKEALQVAFN; encoded by the coding sequence ATGGCCAAGGTCAAAACACAATTTATTTGCTCCCAGTGTGGCTTCGTTTCCGCCCGCTACCTGGGGCGCTGTCCTAACTGTGGCCAGTGGGGCACCTTTGTTGAAGAAAAGATTCAACCAGAAGTCAACACCAACCGTAAGAGCCGGGTCGGCCTGGATGGCCGCACGGCCAAGGTTGAAAAAATTAACGAGGTTAACCTGGAAAGTACGCCCCGGGTAGCCACTGACCTGCAGGAGTTAAACCGGGTACTGGGTGGAGGGGTCGTCGCCGGTACCCTGGTCCTGATTGGTGGTGATCCTGGGATTGGTAAGTCCACCCTGCTCCTACAAGTGTCGGGTCAACTGGCTAAGCACGGCCGGGTCCTATACGTCACTGGTGAAGAAAGTGCTGCCCAGGTTAAGTTGCGGGCTGACCGGCTGAAGGTTGGGGATGACGATTTTTACCTATACCCTGAAACCGATATGGCAGCAATTAAGGCTCAGGTGAACGAAATTCACCCGGATTTCCTGGTGATTGACTCGGTCCAGACCATGCAAGAACCTGATTTGAGCTCAGCGGTCGGCTCGGTCTCTCAAATCCGGGAAGTAACGGCTGATCTCTTGCAGCTGGCAAAAACCAATAACATTACGATTTTCATTGTTGGCCACGTGACCAAGGAAGGGGCGATTGCTGGTCCGAAGATTCTGGAGCACATGGTCGATACGGTGCTTTATTTTGAAGGGGATCGGCACTACAAGTACCGAATTTTACGGGCGGTTAAAAACCGTTTCGGTGCCACCAATGAATTGGGCATCTTTGAAATGCGGGACCAAGGGCTGCGCGAAGTGGCCAACCCCTCTGAGATTTTCCTAGAGGAACGGCTGGCCGGCGCCACTGGCTCGGCCATCGTGGTAGCCATGGAAGGTTCGCGACCTATCTTAGTTGAGCTGCAGGCCCTAGTGACGCCGACCGTCTTTGGGAATGCCCAGCGGACGGCCACTGGCCTAGACCGTAACCGGGTTTCCCTGATTATGGCGGTCTTGGAAAAGCGGGCGAACCTGCTCTTGCAGAACCAGGATGCCTACTTGAAGGCCGCTGGTGGCGTTAAGCTGGATGAGCCGGCCATTGATCTAGCGATTGCGGTTGCCATTGCCAGCTCCTACCAGGACCAAGAATCCCGGCCTAGCGATGTTTTCATTGGTGAAATTGGCCTGACGGGCGAGATTCGTAGCGTGGCTGATATCGAGGGTCGCCTTAAAGAAGCCGCTAAGCTTGGTTTCAAGCGGGCGATTGTCCCTAAGAACAATCTTAAAGGCGCCAGCCTACCAGCTGGCCTAAAAGCCATCGGGGTCACCACGATTAAAGAGGCCCTCCAGGTCGCCTTTAATTAA
- the gltX gene encoding glutamate--tRNA ligase produces MADKIRVRYAPSPTGHLHIGNARTALFNWLFARHYNGTFVIRIEDTDATRNIADGEASQMDNLAWLGLDWDESPDKPGEYGPYRQSERSVEGMYQPYIDDLLARGVAYKSYKTSEQLKAEREAQQAAKQAPHYVYEYEGMTQEEREAKYAEFEAQGLKPVVRIRVPEDKVYAWDDMVKGHIEIGAKEIGGDWVIQKADGMPTYNFAVVIDDHLMEISHVLRGDDHVSNTPKQMMVYDAFGWELPKFGHMALIINAATGKKLSKRDNNLLQFMEQYRELGYLPEALDNFIGLLGWSPKGEDEIFSLEQFREMFDEKRLSKANAKFDQKKLEWISNQWIRRDKDRVMPLLFDEIVGAGLISLDEAQQRDDWLRQVIEVAGVDGIFHTSQIVDLVREPFFQLGDITDDMVPYLTSEAGQKVLPAWQKAYENLAVDASADEYMAAIRQIQSDLDIKGRELWNPIRIATTHQIQGPNLPEMLTLLDRQKVLDTMAGVMDKYLK; encoded by the coding sequence ATGGCAGATAAGATTCGTGTTCGTTATGCCCCATCACCTACGGGACACCTCCACATTGGTAATGCCCGGACTGCGCTGTTTAACTGGTTGTTTGCCCGCCACTACAACGGAACCTTTGTCATCCGGATTGAAGATACGGATGCCACTCGTAACATTGCCGATGGTGAAGCTTCGCAGATGGATAATTTGGCCTGGTTAGGTTTGGACTGGGATGAATCACCGGACAAGCCTGGTGAGTACGGCCCTTACCGTCAGTCTGAACGAAGCGTTGAGGGGATGTATCAGCCCTATATCGACGATCTTTTGGCCCGCGGTGTCGCCTATAAATCTTATAAAACCTCTGAACAGCTAAAGGCTGAGCGTGAAGCGCAGCAGGCTGCCAAGCAGGCTCCTCACTATGTCTATGAGTACGAAGGCATGACCCAGGAAGAACGGGAAGCTAAGTACGCCGAGTTCGAAGCCCAAGGTCTTAAGCCCGTTGTCCGGATCCGTGTCCCAGAAGACAAGGTTTATGCCTGGGACGACATGGTCAAGGGTCATATCGAGATTGGTGCCAAGGAAATTGGCGGTGACTGGGTCATTCAAAAGGCCGATGGCATGCCAACCTACAACTTCGCCGTTGTTATCGATGACCACCTGATGGAAATTTCCCACGTCCTACGTGGGGATGACCACGTTTCTAACACCCCTAAGCAGATGATGGTTTACGATGCCTTTGGCTGGGAACTACCCAAGTTCGGTCACATGGCCCTAATTATCAACGCTGCCACTGGTAAGAAGCTGTCAAAGCGGGACAATAACCTGCTGCAGTTCATGGAGCAGTACCGCGAATTAGGTTACCTGCCAGAAGCCTTGGATAACTTCATTGGCCTCTTGGGTTGGTCGCCTAAGGGTGAAGATGAAATCTTTAGCCTGGAACAGTTCCGGGAAATGTTTGACGAAAAGCGGTTGAGCAAGGCTAACGCCAAGTTCGATCAGAAGAAGCTCGAGTGGATTAGTAACCAGTGGATTCGCCGTGACAAGGACCGGGTGATGCCCCTGCTCTTTGACGAAATCGTTGGCGCTGGTCTGATTTCACTTGATGAGGCCCAGCAGCGCGACGACTGGCTCCGGCAAGTGATTGAAGTTGCCGGGGTGGACGGTATTTTCCACACCAGTCAAATCGTTGACCTAGTCCGCGAACCCTTCTTCCAGTTGGGTGATATTACCGATGACATGGTGCCTTACCTGACTTCAGAAGCTGGTCAAAAGGTGCTGCCAGCCTGGCAGAAGGCCTACGAAAACTTGGCGGTTGATGCCAGCGCTGACGAGTACATGGCAGCCATTCGTCAAATCCAAAGTGACCTCGACATTAAGGGTCGTGAGCTCTGGAACCCAATTCGGATTGCTACAACCCACCAAATTCAAGGTCCAAACCTGCCTGAAATGCTGACCCTCTTGGATCGGCAGAAGGTTTTGGACACCATGGCTGGTGTCATGGATAAGTACCTGAAGTAA
- the cysS gene encoding cysteine--tRNA ligase, with protein MLQIYNTYTLDKEPFQPIEDGKVRMYVCGPTVYNYIHLGNARSAIAFDTVRRYLLYRGYQVDYVSNFTDLGDKVIAQGEKEGLSEGEVAHKYEQAFDEDAGALNIMPATVRSKATDVMPEIIQFVADLVADGMAYEVEGDVYFRARQFPDYGHLSHQNLDELEENAAGRLDDEEAKRKEDPIDFALWKGEHRPSVTAWDSPWGPGRPGWHIECSVMVQKYLAPTIDIHGGGVDLTFPHHTNELAQSESRNHEPFVHYWMHNGFVNVDDQKMSKSLGNFTTVHDFLADHDDPEVLRLLLSKTHYRRPIHYSAATLEQAQIELNRLRRTYQGLRSANHPSGPVDEKLNQANQDSRVAFEVAMDDDFNTENALTAIYELVGQANQALLDPKISQESLAATADLLAQLVGIIGIVDLDRKQELTADQKQLLEQRAKARAAKDFAESDRLRDELKDQGILVRDTPQGQQW; from the coding sequence ATGTTACAAATTTACAACACCTATACCCTGGATAAGGAACCTTTCCAACCGATTGAGGATGGTAAGGTGCGGATGTATGTCTGTGGACCAACGGTCTACAACTACATTCATTTAGGTAACGCCCGTTCAGCAATTGCCTTTGACACGGTTCGCCGCTACCTACTCTACCGTGGTTATCAGGTTGACTACGTTTCTAACTTCACGGACCTAGGTGATAAGGTCATCGCCCAGGGTGAAAAAGAAGGTCTGAGCGAGGGTGAAGTCGCCCACAAATATGAACAAGCCTTTGATGAAGATGCCGGTGCCCTAAATATTATGCCGGCCACGGTCCGCTCCAAGGCCACTGATGTCATGCCGGAAATTATCCAATTTGTGGCTGATTTGGTTGCCGACGGGATGGCCTATGAGGTCGAGGGGGATGTTTACTTCCGTGCCCGTCAATTCCCCGACTATGGTCACCTTTCCCACCAAAATTTGGATGAGTTAGAGGAGAATGCGGCTGGCCGCCTAGATGATGAGGAAGCCAAGCGCAAGGAAGATCCAATTGATTTTGCCCTCTGGAAGGGCGAACACCGTCCCAGTGTAACGGCCTGGGATTCCCCATGGGGACCTGGCCGACCGGGTTGGCATATCGAGTGTTCGGTCATGGTCCAGAAGTACCTGGCGCCTACGATTGATATCCACGGTGGTGGGGTGGATTTGACCTTTCCCCACCACACCAACGAACTGGCCCAGTCGGAGAGTCGCAACCACGAGCCCTTTGTCCACTACTGGATGCACAACGGCTTTGTGAACGTAGATGACCAGAAGATGTCCAAGTCCCTGGGCAACTTCACCACGGTACACGATTTTCTGGCCGACCACGATGATCCCGAGGTCTTACGCTTATTGCTTAGTAAAACTCATTACCGGCGTCCGATTCATTACTCGGCGGCCACTTTGGAACAGGCCCAGATTGAGTTGAACCGCTTGCGCCGCACCTATCAAGGTTTGCGGTCTGCTAATCATCCCAGTGGTCCGGTCGATGAAAAGTTAAACCAGGCTAATCAAGATTCACGGGTGGCCTTTGAAGTTGCCATGGATGACGATTTCAATACCGAGAACGCCCTGACGGCCATTTATGAGTTAGTCGGTCAGGCTAACCAGGCTCTCTTGGATCCTAAGATTAGTCAGGAGAGCTTGGCTGCAACCGCGGACCTCTTGGCCCAGTTGGTTGGCATTATCGGAATTGTTGACTTAGACCGTAAGCAGGAGCTAACGGCCGATCAGAAACAACTACTTGAGCAACGGGCCAAGGCCCGGGCGGCAAAAGATTTTGCTGAATCGGACCGGTTACGTGATGAACTCAAAGACCAAGGCATTTTGGTCCGGGACACGCCCCAGGGCCAGCAATGGTAA